The following are encoded in a window of Diorhabda sublineata isolate icDioSubl1.1 chromosome 3, icDioSubl1.1, whole genome shotgun sequence genomic DNA:
- the LOC130442021 gene encoding glucose dehydrogenase [FAD, quinone]-like, whose translation MKHLILLLLLIEIITCDDFERFYDSVVNRINEINQHVRATNNSYMYSTNDSTIYNGGSYDFIIVGGGSAGSVLASRLSEINDWSILLVEAGGFKDNFSDIPALSSFLQISDMDWGYLTTPQKHCCLGMKNNQCVYPRGKVIGGSSTINGLVYTRGNKDDFDEWEKLGNPGWSYKDVLPFFIKSERNDIEKIDKGYHGFYGPLHVNLTSPSDVTTEYVKKAFNNIGVKEVDVNGRQQLGTSIVPLNINFNKRCSGYNTFITPIEKRRNLKILLNAFVFKLIFNKNEAKGILYNKNGKIYKATVKKELILSAGAVNTPQILMLSGIGPEEDLTKLGIDVIHNLPGVGAHLQDHPHLFIPIRTNITRDNFTLAENLKKYVHAKTPLTRGLSSELISFTKLNGDSYSNIELLTEIPSSISPNPKQLYNSKYNTMSDLNITTDFLMGVILLKPLSVGKVSLKSKNPSDFPLIDIRYFSDQENIDINTMYESIKYVMKLIQTNEMRKINASYISQQRGCEHLLSNECKISGYQNDCDKNYWHCAIRRYSSTTYHPVGTARMGPVPKYHVVDHNCRVHYFKNFRIVDASVIPNIISGHINAVVYMIAEKISDIIKVSLLDKYE comes from the exons atgaagcATTTAATTTTGCTGTTACTACTTATCGAAATTATTACATGCGACGACTTTGAAAGATTTTACGATTCCGTAGTGAatagaataaatgaaattaatcaacATGTGAGAGCAACAAATAATTCTTATATGTACTCAACAAACGATTCAACAATTTATA ATGGTGGTAGCtatgattttattatagttGGAGGAGGATCGGCAGGATCAGTTTTAGCTTCCCGTTTATCGGAAATTAATGATTGGTCAATACTGTTAGTAGAAGCTGGTGGATTTAAAGATAATTTCAGCGATATACCTGCACTTTCAAGTTTTCTTCAAATATCTGATATGGATTGGGGCTATTTAACAACCCCACAAAAACATTGCTGTTTAG gtatgaaaaataatcaatgtGTTTATCCAAGAGGAAAAGTGATAGGTGGATCAAGTACTATCAACGGGTTGGTTTATACAAGGGGTAATAAAGATGATTTCGACGAATGGGAAAAGTTAGGTAATCCAGGATGGTCTTATAAAGACGTTCtaccattttttataaaatcagaaAGGAATGATATCGAGAAAATTGATAAAGGATATCATGGTTTTTATGGTCCTCTTCACGTTAACCTCACATCCCCATCCGATGTTACAACTGAGTATGTTAAAAAAGCATTTAACAATATTGGAGTTAAAGAAGTAGATGTGAATGGAAGACAACAATTAGGGACGTCGATAGTacctttaaatatcaatttcaacaAACGTTGTAGTGGTTATAATACGTTTATAACTCCCATAGAAAAACgtagaaatttaaaaatcctTTTAAACGCATTCGTTTTCAAacttatatttaacaaaaatgaagcaaaaggaattttatataataaaaatggtaaaatttaCAAAGCAACTGTGAAAAAAGAACTAATTTTATCAGCTGGTGCTGTGAATACACCACAGATTTTAATGTTATCAGGTATAGGTCCAGAAGAAGATCTTACGAAACTTGGTATCGATGTTATACATAATTTACCAGGTGTTGGGGCTCATCTACAAGATCATCCCCATTTATTTATACCAATTCGTACTAATATTACTAGAGATAATTTTACTTTAgcggaaaatttaaaaaaatatgttcatgCTAAAACACCCCTTACAAGAGGTTTGTCATCTGAACTAATTTCTTTCACTAAATTAAATGGAGATTCATattcgaatattgaattattaacgGAGATACCTTCGTCAATAAGTCCTAATCCAAAACAGTtatataattctaaatataataCAATGAGTGATTTAAATATAACAACAGATTTTTTGATGGGAGTGATATTATTAAAGCCTTTATCCGTTGGGAAAGTTTCTTTGAAATCGAAAAATCCTTCGGATTTTCCTTTAATAGACATTCGATATTTTTCAGATCAGgaaaatatagatataaacACAATGTATGAAAGTATCAAGTACGTAATGAAACTAATACAAACGaatgaaatgagaaaaatcaaTGCTTCTTATATCAGTCAACAACGTGGATGTGAACATTTATTATCAAACGAATGCAAAATATCTGGTTATCAGAATGATTGTGATAAAAACTATTGGCATTGTGCTATCAGAAGATACAGTAGTACCACTTATCATCCAGTCGGTACTGCCCGAATGGGTCCTGTTCCCAAATACCACGTTGTCGATCATAATTGTAGggtacattattttaaaaatttcaggaTTGTTGATGCGAGCGTTATACCTAATATTATAAGCGGTCATATTAATGCCGTAGTTTATATGATTGCAGAAAAAATATCTGATATTATTAAAGTTTCACTATTAGATAAATACGAATAA